From Nymphaea colorata isolate Beijing-Zhang1983 chromosome 6, ASM883128v2, whole genome shotgun sequence, a single genomic window includes:
- the LOC116255646 gene encoding uncharacterized protein LOC116255646: protein MPRLKDIFWSHAIQSDEGKLTCKFCSEQYTGGITQFQYHLAGIHGNDVVACHNVPENIKQMAIKACRVIEDRPMEKGRMQSGSGSHLSVGSSCSVSNFFCGTLSEGGTGQGKKQTISSIMKKVEKDFVDKLLLKAIVMNNLLRSVDFKNFVVGTTKFSPGYILPSIEATRTKLLDEAKKDVLFYVDEMKKTWTQYGCTIMSDIWEDTIRSRSYINLLVSSPRGTIFWKASHAEKGPKNVEVIVDFLSSTIEEIEANNVLHIVTDNENNYRKTNFILEGKYPNIFATSCAAHCIDLMLEDIDRLEDVANIMCKLQSKAICQVRI from the coding sequence ATGCCTAGATTGAAGGATATATTTTGGTCACATGCaattcaaagtgatgaagggaAGTTGACTTGCAAATTTTGTTCTGAGCAATATACCGGAGGAATTACGCAATTTCAGTATCATTTGGCTGGAATTCACGGCAATGATGTTGTTGCATGTCATAATGTGCCTGAAAATATCAAGCAAATGGCAATCAAAGCTTGTAGAGTTATTGAGGACAGACCCATGGAGAAGGGGAGAATGCAAAGTGGAAGTGGATCACATTTAAGTGTAGGTTCATCATGTTCAgttagcaattttttttgtggaactTTGTCTGAAGGAGGAACAGGACAAggcaaaaaacaaacaatttcaAGTATAATGAAGAAAGTGGAAAAGGATTTTGTGGATAAGCTTTTACTTAAAGCTATTGTAATGAACAACTTACTTCGATCGGTGGATTTCAAGAATTTTGTTGTTGGTACTACAAAATTCAGCCCAGGATATATTCTCCCAAGCATTGAAGCAACAAGAACGAAACTGCTAGATGAAGCAAAGAAAGATGTTCTATTCTATGttgatgaaatgaagaaaacatggaCACAATATGGATGCACAATTATGTCTGATATTTGGGAAGACACGATTAGAAGCAGATCTTATATAAACTTGTTGGTGAGCTCTCCAAGAGGCACTATATTTTGGAAGGCAAGTCATGCTGAAAAAGGTCCCAAAAATGTAGAAGTTATAGTTGACTTTTTATCTTCAACTATAGAAGAAATTGAGGCAAACAATGTCCTGCATATTGTTACCGATAATGAAAACAAttacagaaaaacaaattttattctTGAAGGAAAATATCCAAACATTTTTGCCACATCTTGTGCTGCTCATTGCATTGACTTAATGCTTGAAGACATTGATCGTTTAGAAGATGTGGCAAATATcatgtgcaaactgcaaagCAAGGCAATTTGTCAAGTTCGTATATAA